The following DNA comes from Octopus sinensis linkage group LG5, ASM634580v1, whole genome shotgun sequence.
aaatacggtaacgaaaaggttaatatataaaacagaccCTGCTTTAATCTCACAGAGACATGAACTCTGCATGCCACACTATCAGTAACCTATCTAGGAGAATAGTAACACTGAATAAAAATTGATACAGAATAGGGAAATACTTCAGTTTTCTTTCTGACAGACTCTCTAGTATTGCATCACAATAAAATACACCCAGTCAATGCCATAATGTAATTGATGATATAAAAAAAGCATCCATCTGAAATATTATGCTAAAAAGAGAAATAACTAACACAGATGTACCTTCCACGAGCCACAATGCAGCAACCTAACAAAGAAGGAAGTAACtaaataaaaacttatataaagGAGACTCTTTAGTCCCTCTTTCAGCTAACCTCTCTAGTTAAAATacacttaaccctttagaatttaaacctgCCATATCTAGCCAatttattctacctgttttaggttcaaattggtcagatccagcctcttacacctgccctacattctaaaaataaagtcacatcatcaaaatctcaaagttatgagataatgcctgattaattcttttacttttttacttgtttcagtcattttgactgtggccatgctggagcaccgcctttagttgagcaaatcgaccccaggacttattctttgtaagtctagtacttattctatcggtctcttttgccgaaccgctaatttacggggacgtatacacaccaccatcagttatcaagctatgttggggggacaaacacacacacacacatatatatatatatacatatatacgatgggcttctttcagtttccatctaccaaatccactcacaaggctttagtcggcccgaggctatagtagaagacacttgcccaaagtgctacgtagtgggactgaacccgaaccatgtggttcataagcatgctacttaccacacatacacacgcatatacatatatacaacgggcttctttcagtttccaactaccaaatccactcacaaggttttagtcggcccgaggctatagtagaagacacttgcccaaggttccacacagtgggactgaaccctgaaccatgtgggttgtaagcaagctacttagcacacagccactcctatgcctctaAACAAAGTAAATAGACAAGCACTGcatctgacagaataatctgaatgctaaagggttaaaatacacTTAATCATGATAGACTGCATAGAGTTCatgctgtaaagtgtttggttatagaagggcatcatcatcatcgcttaacgtccactttccatgctggcatgggttggacgatttgactgaagtctggcgaaccagatggctgcaccagactccaatctgatcttgatgcccttcctaacaccaaccactccaagagtgtagtgggtgcttttacgtgccagtcaggtggtattagcaatggccacgctcaaatggtgctttttatgtgccacctgcacaggagccagtccagcagcactggcaacgacctcgctcaaatgtttttcacatgccaccagcacaagtgccagtaaggcaacgcaggtaacgatcacgctcaaatggttctatttttacgtgccaccagcacagaggccagcttattgctctggcaatgatcacgctcatatggtactcttagcactccactagcatggataaAAACATGTTAAACAGATATAACAACGAAGATTGAAATggtatgttttattttcaatggTTTGGTCTGGAATAAATGGTTTGTGTCATGTCCTTTACAGATCTCCAGTGACCAGTGAGATCAATGCAACTGATGCTCTTGTTGAACACCTCCAGGTAGATGGATGTGGAGAGAAACATGAGTGTGCGGGAATAAGACAAGTTTAGTAGTGTGTGAGATATAGAGACATAACTAAGAAGACCCACTTTCAGAACAGGAAGGTCTGTGGCTAATGGTGAAATTCTGTGCGATATGTCCAATAATTACCAGTCTGGAAAAGATGATGTAAAATagagttgttgttgatgatgatgacaatcgtAGCATCaacaatggggggggggggacaatgacaacaacaacagcaatgataatgaagaatggtaatgatggtgaccatgatgatgatgatgttcatgatgacaaGAACAAAGAGCAGAAAGGAGAatgttgtggtggcagtggtggtgatgatgacaacaacaacaaagaatgatgatgataattatgatgttcATGAggacaacaaagaagaaaaagaagaatgattgaggtggtggtgatgatgaggaggatggagAGGAATGTGGTAGTGGTGAAAATGGTGGACGTGAAGTCAACAGCAGCAGCCATACATCATAGGTACAAAACACTGAAATGCTCCTGTACCTTTTTAGAACAGGTTTTCTCTACAAAGCAGCTAAttacaatatcaatattttattccTTCAAAAGTCACTTCTTgtacaatgaaataaataaaaaaaaaacaattgaaaatgtaaataaattcaaaGAACATACAACTTTTCTAAGCTGTgacaaaagaaaacacatacCTATGCCGTTATTAAAGTTCTTTACCATTTTCTTATAATCTAATGGAAAAGAAATTTTTCCAGATgcctagaaaataaaatattttttaataaatttcagttttttttcttcttcatttcttctgacTTCTAAAGTTCAATtctgaaatttaaatattaaatgtggTTGATTCCAGCCTGCACAAAGTTCTCTTGTTCTTTAATAATATTACACCCTGAACTCACCTATTACTTTactctaaaacatatatattgagttctaactaATAATTATTAGCATCACTCAGCCAAAgtgaaatcattatatacataccaggtggtatcaaaaagctcccagactagttctgtagtgtgccaacagatggcagcacatggttatgTGCAAAGTGAGAGTctgcagtgaccttcatgaggcaatgTGCCAAGTGATATTATTGTGTTTagtttgcaagttgtgaaatttgtgttttggaGATCATGTATATGCTGTAGTCTATGGTTTTTGTCAttaacaggaagttggaacaaagagcctacatgaaattttgcattaaacttgggaagtctgcaaCAGATATTGAGCATGATTCAAGAAGCTTATAGTGACAAGGCAATcagttgtacacaatgttttaagttatttctttactgcccacaagaggctaaacatagaggggacaaacaaggacagagaaagggattaagtcgattacatcgaccgcaaaaggatgaaaggtaaagtcgacctcagtgaaacttgaactcagaacatagcagcaaacgaaataccgctaagcatttcgcccagcatgctgacgtttctgccagcttgctgccttatgttCCAAGTGGCATGGGTGCTTCATAAGTGGAGGAAAATCCCTGAAAAACCTGCCATGACCATCACCCCCAAAAATgcggagaaaattcatcagcttgtgcatgggGATCGTCAGAGGACAACCAacaacattgctgatgttgttgatcTATCATATGGGTCCTTGAAGGCAATCCTAACATCTGAATTGAACATGTGTGCCTCTGCCAAGTTTGTCCTCCACCagctgaccactgagcagaaagaaaATTGCACTGTGGTCTGTCAAGATCTCCGTCAGTGCACTGCTGAAGACCCATCCCTCATGTCGAGGATCATCACCAGTGAAGACAGTTGGGTCCACATGTACAACCCTGATGAAGCAGCAGTCATAACAACAGAAGGGCTTTTCATCTTCATGACAGAGCCACAGCTCAACCAAGAGCACACTCATCGTTTTTTTTCAACATCTGCAGTAGTGAGCATCAAGAATTCTTCCTCCAGCGCCAGACCGTCAATTGAGAGTTCTGCTATGATGTTTTGAAGTAATTGATGGAGGACATTCAACAAAAGCAATTGGATCTGTGGAacacaaagaattggattcttcatgctGACAATGTATCGtatcactgagctctcctcacaTGTGAGCTTCTCGCCAAGCAGAACATAGTATCACTTCCACACCCACCCTATTTACTACACCCACCCTATTCGCCacacccaccctattcaccacacccaccctattcgccacacccaccctattcgccacacccaccctattcgccagatttagcacctgcaaaacttccatctcttctccaaaatgaaaatgcagctcaaaggtcgttATTTCAACGCAGTTTTCAAGATCCAGAGCCAATCCCAGAAGGTCCTCTCTTACAGAAAACAatttccaggctggattccaaaagtagcAAGAAAGCTGGAACTGATATATcactgcacaaggtgactatttcaaaggaaatgatgttaaaacttaggtaaataatttatttttcattaaatataactaatccaggaactttttgataccacttatatgtctgtatgtatataatatacatataaatgcacatatatatatgtgtatatatatatatatatatatatatatatatatacttactctccctctgtatatatgtgtatgtgtgtgtataaatttataaaaatatgtataaattatgtatatatatatatatatatacatacaatcatcatcatcatcatttagcatccacttttgatgctggcatgggttagatggtttgactggaactgataagccagagagctgcaccaggttccagtctaattttggcttggtttctacaactggatgcccttgctaacaccaaccactccaagagtgtagagggtacctttaacatgtcactggaacaggtgtttttatgtgtcactggcatgggtgcttttacatgtcactagcagGGGTGTTGTTAAATGTcaccagcatcggccacaactacaatttcacttggcttgacaagtcttctcaagcacagctaaTCACCAAAGGTCATGATCACTCATCATCACTTCAaagttcatgcttcaccaccttatcccatgtcttcctggatctacctctcacacagattccctccacagttagagatcagcacttctttacacagctgtcctaaTCCATATGCATTGcttgaccataccaatgcagttgtctctcttgaacACCATATCTgctgcctcttatgcccaatttttctctcaagatgcttacactctgtcatacatacatactgacattgcacatccagcagattATATtggattcatttctttcaagcctttacatgtcctctgcagtcacagcctatGTATCACTGCCATATGGTATAGCTGtctgcacacaggcatcatactgTCTGATTTTTAGTCTGAGGGAGAGgtcctttgttgccaacagagataggagctctctgaactttgcccagcctattcttattctatcagctacactctcagagaatccacctccactgctgacttggtaACCTAGATAAcgaaaagctatcaactacttctaagtaTCCCATCTGGTACTTGATGGTGTCTACTTTCTGTACATTtctagtgtttattgttcctgtgcatctgccacacacaaagactttttccctgttaaccttcctctgatattgctgcacctcttatgtgtccatagcttgcactgtgtacatcttatgaagtttctacctacaccttttcctACATATaagttttagggttagtgacaaacaaaatatacaccaccggaagttcttgttgacaaacaacagcagtaattttattcagctgaatacacatcattgattggttgaaattaccgaaatacaagaactttaaggtgaaattacttcgtaaatctaagttttttctcaaaaatgctaagagtaaaacatgttttatataacacattctaccagtgtccgaagtttgaaagtgtttagttacaaaaaattattttttaaatctgctggTTAAAGTGAAAAGAttgaatgataataatcctttctactataagcacaaggcctaaaattttggggaaggagcctagtcaattacatcgaccccagtactcaactggtacttaatttatcaactccaaaaggtgaaaggcaaagttgatcttggcagaatttgaactcagaacataaggacaggcaAAATGCCGAGTggaattttgcctggcatgctaatgattctgccagtttgccactttataataagtaaaaataattaagaacagCCAGGATTGTTTGAAAGGTTCTTGATATCTAAAGAAACTAGTTGTGACCCAGTATCAAGAACACTGATTCTAAATGTAACACATTTGTGCAcgcctttaaataataatttcttagatTGGCACAAGACCACAAATTATCTTCATCCTGGTGCTTAACTGGTTTATTTTAGTGACCTTAAAATATGACCCTAAAACATTAAGAGACAAAGACAATCCCTGCATAAAGTGAACAACAGTAATAAACTTACTTCTTTTGTCTTATCAGAGCTAACAGATACAACAGTTTTTCCTGGATTTAATTTGGCAGTACCAGTTGTTAAATTATTTATAGTTGTGTGATTTGATTTACAATGATTCTTGGGTTTGTTTAATGTAGTATCAACATTACCAGAATCTGCTATGAATTGTTCAGTCTGGGAAGTTTTGTTGGTATTTTGCTGGGATGATTGTAATTCAGTATTCATGCAGTTTCTCAAGACATCTTGGGCTACATCAAGCTGAAATTAATCAATGttctatattttacatatgaTGATTtccaaaaaattgaaatttagtTGACATAAAATTCATACAAAGCTGTAGGTAGACAACCACGAGGGAAATGAATCATCAGCTGAAAGGTAGGCAGATGGCATCCTGACACTAGCTAAGAAGGTATTTATGTCTGTAGGCctttaaaacaattagcaaaagtttGGTACATATAACCAAACCATGCCCTCTTGTGAGATGGTCGACCGTACTTTTGGTCTCAGTCATATATTCCACTTAGCAATAAACAAATACTACAGGAGGATGCAATTCACTGCTGAGAGCAGCAAAACTGCTAAAGTTGATAAGCATTTTCAGTATACCTTAAGTGCAGACACAGATATGTGGTTGACAAGACGCTTCCCAACGATGTGGTCTCAGGATCACTCCCACAACGTGGCACTTtaggcatgtatcttctactacttggtagacaaaaaaaaagatgaaagaaacatgtatgtataataataataataataataataataattgtgtacagtgctcaggtgcactacaactcatctaaagtgtatatataatcaggtgtagtttcggcggatttcggaaagcatgagggccttaaaagatgcagtgtcatggcagtcaacaactgacgcaggcagtttaaaGTAATAAACAATTATGTGATGAACTTTGTTCATCTTCTAGCTGTTTCTGGTATACGgtgcaatgcactcatagttgagtgtTTGGGTTTCGCCCTAGAGCTTCACTGAAGCTTGATTTGGCAGagcttctacggctggatgcccttcctaacgccaaccaatctgagagtgtagtgggtgcttttacgtgccaccagcatgagggccagtcaggcagtactggcaatggtcacggaaaatcgtgttttttcatttttttatgtgtcacctgcacaccagcacaagtgccagtaaggcaacgctggtaacgatcacatacAGGTATTGACACGAATGACTAAAACATTTGCTGGCAGTGCTCCTCTATGGCCACAATCACTATACATGAGTGTGAGACCCAATTTTGACCATAGGCTCAGGAACAGGGGGCACAGGGAGTGCAAGTGCACTATCTACAATTCTTATGGTGCAATGTAAACACTTTGAAAGTTTTGGGTTGGAGCAGGGTTAGCATCTaataagcaaatttcattcctaCACATATAGCTTTGACTGCCAGTTCCAACAATGTAACATTACAATAAGACCTCCTTTAATGAAATCCTTAAATTACTCACCTCTTTCATGCTCAGTTCCAAttctttctgctttttcttttgttgaatGGCTGCAACACGTTTTCTGAGACGATTTTGAAACTGTCGTTGGCGGACTTCTTTCTCTTGTTGCCGttttacatttttctcttcttcttcaacagccaacagctatatatatatatatatatatatatatatatatatatatatatatttacacacacacacatatatatatatatatatatacacacacacatacatatatatatatatacgtacacacatacatacatatatatatatatatgtacacacacatacatacatatatatacgtacacacaaacatatatatatccttacacaTCTCACGGCTGTTTTCATTCCTCagcttcactctgtatttcatatcttcgcTATAATAActctgatgaagggataaataaaataccctggaaacagctgttagatctttttataaatgttctgaaaactattcacagcattggattttttttatctttctttctttctttctttctttctttctttctttctttctttctttttttcttttctttctttctttctttctttcttttctttctttctttctttctttctttctttctttctttctttttttcttctttctttctttctttctttctttctttctttctttttttcttttctttctttctttctttctttctttctttctttctttcttttctttctttcttttttctttctttcttctttctttcttctttctttctttcttcttctttctttctttctttctttctttctttctttcttctttttgtttgtttgttgtttgtttgtttg
Coding sequences within:
- the LOC115212394 gene encoding uncharacterized protein LOC115212394 isoform X2 codes for the protein MKNAINYDFPGRITPASNNTWAVRYTCEKKSAWLLAVEEEEKNVKRQQEKEVRQRQFQNRLRKRVAAIQQKKKQKELELSMKELDVAQDVLRNCMNTELQSSQQNTNKTSQTEQFIADSGNVDTTLNKPKNHCKSNHTTINNLTTGTAKLNPGKTVVSVSSDKTKEASGKISFPLDYKKMVKNFNNGIGAKLPTALSKNNMDWKRMKQQMMQRVLTRKMFMEMDREKIKLIQQRSNLNAKQFISFYEKKWKEQSNNPLNFQPKTQHEIFELEIHDWSRKHSKLNRMCSFYQRLL